In Shewanella glacialimarina, the genomic stretch AGTTAGCGATAATAGGCAGTTCAGGGTCGGGCAAAAGTACCTTGCTGCATATTATGGGCACGTTAGACACCCCAAGTGATGGCAAGGTGATGTTAGATGGCGAAGATATTTATCAGTTATCATCGGCAAGACAAGCAAGCCTGCGCAACCAAGATTTAGGCTTTATTTACCAGTTTCATCATTTGTTACCAGAATTTAGTGCGATTGAAAATGTCGCCATGCCAGCTTTTATTCAAGGTAAAGATAAACAACAGTCGTTAGCTAATGCCAAAGTGTTATTAGAGCGGGTTGGTTTAGGCCATAGATTGGAGCATATCCCAGCGCAATTATCCGGCGGCGAGCGTCAACGTGTAGCGATTGCCCGTGCGCTAATTAATCAACCTAAATTAGTGTTAGCCGACGAGCCAAC encodes the following:
- the lolD gene encoding lipoprotein-releasing ABC transporter ATP-binding protein LolD, with protein sequence MTQKKQVLLTISHVSKHYHDGDVTTQVLTDVNLEVYKGEQLAIIGSSGSGKSTLLHIMGTLDTPSDGKVMLDGEDIYQLSSARQASLRNQDLGFIYQFHHLLPEFSAIENVAMPAFIQGKDKQQSLANAKVLLERVGLGHRLEHIPAQLSGGERQRVAIARALINQPKLVLADEPTGNLDASSGETVYQLIRELAQQFGTAFVVVTHDHKLAAKMDRQLTMKDGVLQVAVNNPSLGSDHE